The Streptococcus equi subsp. equi nucleotide sequence ACAGCCTCAACCCTATCGCCATCACTAGCATACCCCACATCATCACGACCAATAAAAATGTCGTCCTCATTGTCATCAACCGACAAAAAGCCAAAGCCAGCCTTATTGGCACGAAAAATACCTTGAACCCTTATCTCTGGCTTTTTTTGCTGTGGTGCTCTAAGAAACACCTCACCCTCATCTGAAAAAGACAAAAGTCCCTTGCCTTCCATTTTGGAAATGGCTTTAATCAGGCGAGGAAAGCTCCTCGCATCAGTCATCTCTAGTGCAGCCGCCAAATCATGAATATTTGATTGGCCATGCTCCTTTAAATAATTCGTAATGTTCTCTATCATCATACCTATCTTCTATTTCTAACACCATACTTGATGGTTGTGCTCATTGATAAAAAAATGAGCTAGACTAACTCTGTCAAGCTCACTCCTTATTTACTTGATAAAATGGCAAGCACTAACGCAATTCCTAACCAAAAAAACACTAGAACTGCTGTAAAACGTTGCATAAAAGCTTCAAATCCGCGAGCTTTTGTACGCTCAAACAAGGCTTCTGAGCCACTGCTATCAAAAACATTGCTACTAGGATTTTTTTGTGGCTGCATAAAGATAGCAATCACAAGCAACACTGATAATACTAGCAATATCGTAAGTAGTAAGTCGTACATGTTAATTCCT carries:
- the secG gene encoding preprotein translocase subunit produces the protein MYDLLLTILLVLSVLLVIAIFMQPQKNPSSNVFDSSGSEALFERTKARGFEAFMQRFTAVLVFFWLGIALVLAILSSK